One genomic segment of Styela clava chromosome 3, kaStyClav1.hap1.2, whole genome shotgun sequence includes these proteins:
- the LOC120342250 gene encoding cyclin-dependent kinase 2-like: protein MDGFQKVEKIGEGTYGVVYKARDKVTGNMVALKKIRLDTETEGVPSTAIREISLLKELDHPNIVKLLDVIHNEKKLYLVFEFLSQDLKKYMDSQPKGLPLPLAKSYLYQLLQGISYCHSHRVLHRDLKPQNLLIDKNGCIKLADFGLARAIGMPVRMYTHEVITLWYRPPEILLGTKMYSTSVDVWSIGCIFAEMVHKKTLFAGDSEIDQLFRIFRTLGTPDESNWPGVTSMPDFKTKFPKWPRQPIAKAVPELPPSGIEALELMLVYDPLQRISAKQMLNHTFFSEVFLQKPDIC, encoded by the exons ATGGACGGGTTTCAAAAAGTTGAGAAGATTGGCGAGGGAACATATGGCGTTGTTTACAAGGCCCGAGATAAAGTGACTGGAAACATGGTTGCTCTGAAAAAAATCAGACTGGATAC TGAAACTGAAGGAGTCCCAAGTACAGCAATCCGAGAGATTTCACTTCTGAAGGAGCTTGATCATCCGAATATAGTGAA gttGCTTGATGTGATACACAATGAGAAGAAACTTTAtcttgtttttgaatttttatcgCAGGATCTTAAGAAATATATGGATTCACAACCAAAAGGGCTTCCCTTGCCTTTAGCAAAA agttACTTGTATCAACTTCTGCAAGGGATTTCATATTGTCATTCTCATAGAGTTCTTCATCGAGATTTGAAACCACAGAACCTACTAATTGATAAGAACGGTTGCATTAAACTTGCTGACTTTGGACTTGCAAGAGCTATTGGAATGCCTGTACGAATGTATACACATGAG gTAATCACATTGTGGTATCGACCCCCTGAAATATTGCTGGGAACTAAAATGTATTCGACATCGGTAGACGTTTGGAGTATTGGATGTATATTTGCTGAAATG GTTCATAAGAAAACACTGTTTGCTGGAGACTCTGAAATTGATCaattatttcgaatatttcgTACACTTGGCACACCTGATGAATCCAATTGGCCAGGTGTTACTTCTATGCCAgatttcaaaactaaatttcCTAAATGGCCAAGACAACCAATCGCAAAAGCGGTACCAGAACTTCCACCCAGCGGCATCGAAGCACTAGAG TTGATGCTGGTATATGATCCTCTGCAACGAATATCAGCCAAACAGATGCTCAATCATACTTTCTTTTCCGAAGTTTTTCTACAGAAACCAGATATTTGTTAA